In Bradyrhizobium erythrophlei, a single genomic region encodes these proteins:
- a CDS encoding methyltransferase family protein has protein sequence MAIATMTMRVKALRRTKFYDLVAAGPLIAWYLFCAANMLPSLGDQLALIKLFIRTDSSVLPATLVLSTISHISTLVFFVVLVVMFAVRHVSQSDARGFYPRFAAVAGTSLSVGFVLLPQQELSYALYVVSLLLIIAGTGFAIYAVLVLGRSISILPEARRLVARGPYALVRHPLYLGELVALTGVALQYMSVSALLLLALVWSFQLQRMKYEEQVLFQTFPGYGDYMAGTARLLPGIY, from the coding sequence ATGGCAATCGCGACAATGACAATGCGTGTCAAGGCGCTTCGGCGGACCAAGTTCTACGATCTAGTCGCTGCCGGCCCTCTCATCGCTTGGTATCTGTTTTGCGCAGCGAATATGCTGCCGTCACTCGGTGATCAGCTCGCACTAATTAAGCTTTTTATCCGGACGGATTCGTCCGTGCTCCCGGCAACTCTCGTCCTTAGCACCATCTCGCACATCAGCACGCTGGTTTTCTTCGTGGTATTGGTTGTGATGTTCGCGGTGCGTCACGTTTCGCAAAGCGACGCGCGAGGCTTCTATCCGCGCTTTGCGGCTGTGGCCGGCACCTCCCTTAGCGTCGGCTTCGTGCTGCTGCCTCAGCAAGAGCTTTCGTATGCACTTTACGTGGTCTCGCTTCTGTTGATTATTGCCGGCACGGGTTTCGCCATTTATGCGGTGCTTGTTCTCGGGCGTTCGATCAGCATCCTTCCAGAGGCTCGGCGACTCGTAGCCAGGGGGCCCTATGCCCTCGTGCGCCATCCACTTTATCTTGGCGAACTCGTCGCGCTCACCGGAGTTGCGCTGCAGTACATGTCAGTTTCGGCGTTGTTACTGCTGGCATTGGTATGGTCATTCCAACTTCAGCGGATGAAATACGAGGAACAAGTGCTGTTCCAAACCTTTCCAGGGTACGGAGACTACATGGCGGGGACGGCCCGTTTGCTGCCAGGCATTTACTAG
- a CDS encoding DUF1488 family protein: MPLISHEIEGHDEERHAFRFSMLNDDQVVMCQISDAALDELAGAKGTESSARMEQFLALREKIEQAASQLFDEKPILRGAVIRIFSKHLTAKADIVSEGASGQSSE; the protein is encoded by the coding sequence ATGCCGCTGATCAGTCACGAAATCGAGGGCCATGACGAGGAACGACACGCTTTCAGATTTTCAATGCTGAACGACGACCAGGTTGTTATGTGTCAGATTAGCGATGCCGCGCTTGATGAGCTCGCGGGTGCAAAGGGAACAGAAAGTAGCGCGCGTATGGAGCAGTTTCTCGCATTGAGAGAAAAGATCGAACAGGCTGCCTCACAGCTTTTCGACGAGAAACCTATCCTTCGTGGTGCCGTTATTCGGATTTTTTCTAAACACCTTACAGCGAAAGCTGACATCGTCAGCGAAGGCGCTTCTGGTCAAAGCAGCGAATAG
- a CDS encoding multidrug efflux RND transporter permease subunit codes for MSEGIQQGISAPFIRYPIGTSLMMAGILFVGLVAYPLLPVAPLPQVDFPTIQITAQLPGASPETMASSVAQPLERQFAQIPGIAQMTSTSYLGTASITIQFDLNRNIDGAANDVLAGINGAGGQLPKNLPTPPTYRKVNPADSPILLLSATSDTLPLTTVSDSVDAQLAQQISQISGVAQVTIGGQQKPSVRVQVDPAKLVAKGLSLEDVRNQIAITTVDSPKGNIDGEKRAFTIYANDQMLDSKDWNDVIIAYRNGGPLRVRDIGQAVTGPEDAKQAAWADGKRGVFLVVYKQPGANVIDTVDKIKALLPRLVAGIPAAINIGILSDRTQTIRAAVEDVQFTLLLTIFLVVLVIFVFLRSFWATVIPAVTVPLGLLGACALMWVFGYTLDNLSLMALTIAVGFVVDDAIVVLENITRYIEEGEKPLVAAYKGSSEIGFTILSISISLVAVLIPLLLMGGIIGRLFREFAVTLAMTIFVSLVVSLTLTPMMCSRFLRPHTGHEEHGKFYQWSERGFDAMLRGYERGLDLALSWRRTTLVIFFVTLGLSVYLFMVIPKGFFPQQDIGLITGTTEASQDISFAEMLRQQEALQDIVRADPAVATVGAVIGGNGRAGNNGSMFITLKPLDERDATAMQVIARLRPQLEKVQGSRLYMQAAQDVRLGGRPTRTQFEFTLQDANLDELSEWAPKVLAKMQTLPELRDVATDQQSKGTTLQLKINRDTASRYGIQPQLIDDTLYDAFGQRQVTQYFTQLNSYHVILEILPELQGNFDTLDKLYVKSPTTGDQVPLSAFASWTSVPVRPLSISHQGQFPAITISFNLAQNAALGQATDAVQRAMAELGVPSTVNSSFQGTAQAFQQSLGTVPLLILAALVVVYLILGILYESYIHPITILSTLPSAGVGALAILMAFGYDFSLIALIGIILLIGIVKKNGIMMVDFAIAAERDEHLSPEQSIKKAALLRFRPIMMTTMAALLGGVPLMLGTGTGSEIRQPLGYAMVGGLAVSQALTLFTTPIVYLYLDKLSNAFSNWGRSGRDDDQDISEHGAVKEAAE; via the coding sequence ATGAGCGAGGGGATTCAGCAAGGGATTTCCGCGCCCTTTATCAGGTACCCGATCGGTACCTCGCTGATGATGGCCGGCATTCTGTTTGTCGGCCTCGTCGCCTATCCCCTGCTCCCGGTCGCCCCGCTGCCGCAGGTCGACTTCCCGACCATCCAGATCACCGCGCAATTGCCCGGCGCGAGCCCGGAGACCATGGCCTCGTCGGTGGCGCAGCCGCTGGAGCGCCAGTTCGCGCAGATTCCGGGCATCGCCCAGATGACGTCGACGAGTTACCTCGGCACGGCGTCCATCACCATCCAGTTTGACCTCAACCGCAACATCGATGGCGCGGCCAACGACGTGTTGGCCGGCATCAACGGCGCCGGCGGCCAGTTGCCGAAAAACCTTCCGACCCCGCCGACCTATCGCAAGGTCAACCCGGCGGACTCGCCGATCCTGTTGTTGTCGGCGACGTCGGACACCCTGCCGCTGACCACCGTCTCGGACTCCGTGGACGCCCAGCTCGCCCAGCAGATCAGCCAGATTTCCGGCGTGGCGCAGGTAACGATCGGCGGCCAGCAAAAGCCGTCGGTCCGCGTCCAGGTCGATCCGGCGAAGCTTGTCGCCAAGGGCCTCTCGCTCGAGGACGTGCGCAACCAGATCGCCATCACCACGGTGGACAGCCCGAAGGGCAACATCGACGGCGAGAAACGTGCGTTCACGATCTACGCCAACGACCAGATGCTGGATTCCAAGGACTGGAACGACGTCATCATTGCCTATCGCAATGGCGGTCCGTTGCGGGTTCGCGACATTGGCCAGGCGGTGACCGGCCCTGAAGACGCCAAGCAGGCAGCCTGGGCCGACGGCAAGCGCGGTGTGTTCCTGGTGGTCTACAAGCAGCCCGGCGCCAACGTCATCGATACCGTAGACAAGATCAAGGCGCTGCTGCCGCGGCTCGTTGCCGGTATTCCGGCCGCGATCAACATCGGCATCCTGAGCGATCGAACCCAGACCATTCGCGCCGCGGTCGAGGACGTTCAGTTCACGTTGCTATTGACCATCTTCCTGGTCGTCCTCGTCATCTTCGTCTTCCTGCGCAGCTTCTGGGCGACGGTGATCCCGGCCGTGACAGTTCCGCTCGGCCTGTTAGGGGCCTGCGCGCTGATGTGGGTGTTCGGTTATACCCTCGACAACCTGTCGCTGATGGCGCTCACGATTGCCGTCGGGTTCGTTGTCGACGATGCGATCGTGGTTCTGGAAAACATCACCCGCTACATCGAGGAAGGCGAAAAGCCGCTGGTCGCGGCCTACAAAGGCTCGAGCGAAATCGGCTTCACGATTCTCTCGATCAGTATTTCGCTGGTCGCGGTGTTGATCCCGCTCTTGCTGATGGGTGGTATCATCGGCCGCCTGTTCCGCGAATTCGCGGTGACGCTGGCGATGACGATTTTCGTGTCGCTGGTGGTGTCGCTGACGCTCACGCCGATGATGTGTTCCCGCTTCCTGCGGCCGCACACCGGGCATGAGGAGCACGGAAAATTCTATCAGTGGAGCGAGCGCGGCTTTGACGCGATGCTGCGTGGCTATGAGCGCGGGCTCGACCTCGCGCTAAGCTGGCGGCGGACCACGCTGGTGATCTTCTTCGTCACCCTGGGGCTGTCGGTCTATCTGTTCATGGTCATTCCGAAGGGCTTTTTTCCGCAACAGGACATCGGCCTGATCACCGGAACGACCGAAGCCTCGCAGGATATTTCCTTTGCCGAGATGCTGCGGCAGCAGGAAGCGCTGCAAGACATCGTCCGGGCCGATCCGGCCGTGGCAACGGTGGGCGCCGTGATTGGCGGCAACGGCCGGGCCGGCAACAACGGCAGCATGTTCATCACGCTGAAGCCGCTCGACGAACGCGACGCCACCGCCATGCAAGTGATCGCGCGCTTGCGTCCCCAGCTCGAGAAAGTCCAGGGCTCCCGGCTCTATATGCAGGCGGCGCAGGACGTGCGCCTCGGCGGCCGGCCGACCCGAACGCAGTTCGAGTTCACGCTTCAGGACGCCAATCTCGATGAGTTGAGCGAATGGGCACCCAAGGTGCTCGCCAAGATGCAGACGCTGCCCGAGCTGCGAGACGTCGCCACCGACCAGCAGTCAAAAGGCACGACACTGCAACTCAAGATCAATCGCGACACCGCTTCACGCTACGGCATCCAGCCGCAATTGATCGATGACACGCTGTACGATGCCTTCGGGCAGCGGCAGGTGACGCAGTATTTCACACAGCTCAATAGCTATCACGTGATCCTGGAGATCCTGCCCGAGCTGCAAGGCAACTTCGACACGCTCGACAAGCTCTACGTCAAATCGCCCACGACCGGCGATCAGGTGCCGCTGTCGGCGTTCGCAAGCTGGACCAGCGTGCCGGTTCGGCCGCTTTCGATCAGCCACCAGGGCCAGTTCCCGGCCATCACCATCAGCTTCAACCTTGCCCAGAATGCCGCGCTCGGTCAGGCGACCGATGCCGTGCAGCGGGCGATGGCCGAGCTCGGCGTGCCCTCGACGGTCAACTCGAGCTTCCAGGGCACCGCGCAGGCGTTCCAGCAGTCGCTCGGGACGGTTCCGCTGCTGATCCTGGCCGCTCTCGTGGTCGTGTACCTGATCCTCGGCATTCTCTATGAGAGCTACATCCATCCGATCACGATTCTGTCCACGCTGCCCTCGGCAGGTGTCGGTGCGCTGGCGATCCTGATGGCCTTTGGCTACGACTTCAGCCTGATCGCCCTGATCGGCATCATTCTGCTGATCGGCATCGTCAAGAAAAACGGCATCATGATGGTCGACTTCGCGATCGCGGCCGAGCGCGACGAGCACCTGTCGCCGGAGCAGTCGATCAAGAAGGCGGCTTTGCTGCGTTTCCGCCCCATCATGATGACCACGATGGCGGCCCTGCTCGGTGGCGTGCCGCTGATGCTCGGCACCGGCACGGGATCGGAAATTCGTCAGCCGCTCGGCTATGCGATGGTCGGCGGCCTCGCCGTCAGCCAGGCGCTGACGCTGTTTACGACGCCGATCGTCTATCTCTATCTCGACAAGCTTTCGAACGCGTTTTCCAACTGGGGCCGTTCGGGACGTGACGACGATCAGGACATCTCCGAGCACGGCGCCGTCAAGGAAGCAGCCGAATAG
- a CDS encoding DUF5681 domain-containing protein, translated as MTKKVKFHHIEDDAENPGDEDKVGYRKPPKHSRFRRGQSGNPRGRPRVAYEKDDFPVRRFMMEPVEVTRKGKKEQVTTYEAILMRLAAKALAGDSASAKLLLKHTGGLKDFREEWKRVMTEADMKMIEMVREASNAWVNDLADKKAGKKDDEES; from the coding sequence ATGACCAAGAAAGTGAAATTTCACCACATAGAAGACGATGCTGAAAATCCGGGTGATGAAGATAAGGTCGGCTATCGCAAGCCGCCGAAGCACTCGCGGTTCAGGCGTGGGCAATCTGGTAATCCGAGGGGACGGCCGCGGGTTGCTTACGAGAAAGATGATTTTCCAGTACGTCGATTCATGATGGAGCCGGTAGAGGTAACGCGGAAAGGCAAGAAAGAGCAGGTCACAACCTATGAGGCCATTCTCATGAGGCTTGCTGCCAAAGCGCTCGCAGGAGACAGCGCAAGTGCGAAACTTTTGCTCAAGCATACCGGGGGACTCAAGGACTTCCGCGAAGAGTGGAAGCGTGTGATGACGGAAGCCGACATGAAGATGATCGAGATGGTGAGGGAAGCATCGAACGCTTGGGTTAACGATCTCGCCGATAAAAAAGCTGGGAAGAAAGACGACGAAGAAAGCTAA
- a CDS encoding ERF family protein: MHNSSQTIGAIATALAKAQAELENPEKTMVATIPAADGGRSFRYASLASGLDLVRKCLGQHEIAVMQTTAIGQAQIVLTTLLVHASGEWVSSTWPVCPVAEPSAHIKGAALTYARRYALFTLVGIAGEDDLDAPDLSTAGPPGEPKGRQPDTGRALGKPNQPANKPTHHRPPPQQPQRPARGERTKAPALPLDASERLQQQLISELAQISEAEALATWAHRVLPLKNQLSAADAQKVEAAFAARLDQVSAPTSVQPADTREKTPKSRRRQSTQVRPITKPVRERDRNHLRFVASRPCLVCGRSPSDPHHLKFAEQRAMGRKVSDKFTVPICRIHHRELHRRGDERIWWESQGIDPLPVAAGLWATTHETIVPAAPVDDVHRAGNNGRRSISGADVSEPLQTNETKPIVRPEAR, from the coding sequence ATGCATAACTCAAGTCAAACGATTGGGGCAATCGCGACCGCGCTGGCCAAAGCCCAGGCCGAGCTTGAGAACCCCGAGAAGACGATGGTTGCCACAATTCCCGCCGCCGATGGCGGACGGAGTTTCCGCTATGCATCGCTCGCAAGCGGATTGGACCTGGTTCGCAAATGTCTGGGTCAACACGAGATCGCGGTCATGCAGACAACGGCAATTGGCCAGGCCCAGATCGTCCTTACGACCTTGCTCGTTCATGCCTCCGGTGAGTGGGTATCTTCCACGTGGCCGGTTTGCCCTGTGGCTGAACCATCCGCACACATCAAAGGGGCTGCCCTAACCTACGCCCGGCGTTATGCGCTCTTTACCCTCGTCGGTATCGCCGGCGAGGACGATCTTGATGCTCCTGACCTCTCGACGGCAGGGCCGCCCGGTGAGCCCAAAGGGCGACAACCTGACACCGGACGCGCCTTGGGCAAACCGAACCAGCCGGCCAATAAGCCCACACACCACCGACCGCCGCCGCAACAGCCCCAAAGGCCTGCTCGTGGGGAACGGACGAAAGCCCCGGCCCTGCCCCTGGATGCCTCGGAAAGACTTCAGCAGCAGTTGATCTCGGAGCTGGCGCAAATCAGCGAAGCGGAAGCGCTTGCCACCTGGGCGCATCGGGTCTTGCCACTCAAGAACCAACTTTCGGCAGCGGATGCCCAAAAGGTCGAGGCTGCATTCGCGGCCAGGCTGGACCAGGTCAGCGCTCCGACATCGGTTCAGCCCGCCGATACCCGCGAAAAAACACCCAAGAGCCGACGCCGCCAGAGCACCCAGGTGCGTCCGATCACCAAGCCGGTGCGCGAGCGGGATCGCAACCATCTCCGATTCGTCGCATCCCGGCCCTGCCTCGTCTGCGGACGGTCCCCCTCAGACCCCCATCACCTCAAATTCGCCGAGCAGCGGGCCATGGGTCGGAAAGTCAGCGACAAATTCACCGTTCCGATCTGTCGAATACACCACCGCGAGCTCCATCGCCGCGGTGATGAGCGCATCTGGTGGGAGAGCCAAGGGATCGATCCCTTGCCTGTCGCAGCAGGCCTTTGGGCTACGACGCACGAGACCATCGTGCCCGCAGCACCGGTCGATGACGTTCACCGCGCTGGCAACAATGGACGACGTTCGATCAGCGGAGCTGATGTTTCGGAGCCATTGCAAACTAACGAAACGAAGCCAATTGTCCGGCCGGAGGCAAGATGA
- a CDS encoding YqaJ viral recombinase family protein has translation MVRFNPADRRHFIGGSDARIIMGDDQAELLRLWREKRGEAEPQDFSRNLIVQLGVVTEELNRRWYESNTGQTVKDTQKRLRHPVHKWMAATVDGIVESNGAVYEAKFMLPWSFSEEAAAEKHMAQLQHNMWVANTRNAVLSIITGGGKWVEIQTGADPLYQHLLLTAEKKFWRCVQSGETPHLFGLEPPRSRLEAVRVVDMSSSNSWAELAVVYRRTKAAYEEHEASKADLKKLVPEDAREALGHGLKAKRSKSGAVSFELVEAAHA, from the coding sequence ATCGTCCGTTTCAATCCTGCCGATCGGCGCCATTTTATCGGCGGATCGGACGCCCGCATCATCATGGGAGATGATCAAGCAGAACTCTTACGTCTATGGCGCGAAAAGCGGGGCGAGGCAGAACCACAGGATTTCTCTCGTAACCTGATCGTTCAGTTGGGCGTCGTAACCGAGGAGCTCAACCGCCGTTGGTACGAGAGCAACACGGGACAAACCGTAAAGGACACCCAGAAACGCTTGCGCCATCCGGTTCACAAATGGATGGCGGCGACCGTTGATGGCATCGTGGAATCGAACGGAGCGGTGTACGAAGCCAAATTCATGTTGCCCTGGTCGTTCTCGGAAGAGGCCGCGGCCGAAAAGCACATGGCCCAGCTTCAGCACAACATGTGGGTGGCGAACACCCGCAACGCCGTGCTTTCGATCATCACGGGCGGCGGAAAGTGGGTCGAGATCCAGACCGGCGCCGATCCGCTCTATCAACACTTGTTGCTGACCGCTGAGAAGAAGTTCTGGCGTTGCGTGCAATCCGGTGAAACCCCTCACCTGTTCGGCCTCGAACCGCCCAGATCCCGCCTGGAAGCGGTACGCGTTGTCGACATGAGTTCGTCGAATAGTTGGGCCGAACTTGCGGTCGTCTATCGACGCACCAAGGCGGCTTACGAAGAACACGAAGCCAGCAAGGCTGATCTCAAAAAACTCGTTCCGGAAGATGCCAGGGAGGCCCTTGGACACGGGCTTAAGGCCAAGCGCTCCAAATCCGGCGCTGTCAGCTTCGAGCTGGTCGAGGCTGCACATGCATAA
- a CDS encoding invasion associated locus B family protein — MMIAVAEIAVAGTAVAQQTPKTKGPPAQGQAAPVPAPSGSTPAPPQAGWAARCSSPSRDAPLECAMEQNAILTKTGQLVVLINIRVPGDTRTPVALIQLPLGLNLQAGAKLQVDDGKGIDLPIQTCENRGCYASFPVGVETLNALRSGKQLKIMFQDLSKETITIPLPLNDFAASYDKIK; from the coding sequence ATGATGATTGCCGTCGCCGAGATAGCGGTCGCCGGGACTGCGGTTGCCCAGCAGACGCCCAAGACCAAGGGGCCGCCGGCGCAGGGTCAGGCAGCACCGGTGCCCGCTCCTTCCGGCAGCACTCCCGCGCCGCCCCAGGCAGGCTGGGCGGCGCGATGCAGCAGTCCCAGCCGCGACGCTCCGCTCGAATGCGCGATGGAGCAGAATGCGATCCTCACCAAGACAGGTCAGCTGGTCGTGCTGATCAACATTCGCGTGCCCGGCGACACCCGGACGCCCGTCGCACTGATCCAGTTGCCGCTCGGTTTGAATTTGCAGGCCGGCGCCAAGCTTCAGGTCGACGACGGCAAGGGCATCGATCTGCCGATCCAGACCTGCGAGAACCGCGGCTGCTACGCCAGTTTTCCGGTCGGAGTGGAAACGTTGAACGCGCTGCGGTCAGGCAAGCAGCTCAAGATCATGTTTCAGGACCTTTCGAAGGAAACCATCACGATCCCGCTGCCGCTCAACGATTTTGCGGCCTCCTACGACAAGATCAAATAG
- a CDS encoding site-specific DNA-methyltransferase: MPIKVSGGLSGLFDKPAKTITHVPDDDPVVVERPRAEQPDPLGPQIRLDARIRAECVEVVPIEKLQPNPRNAKKHPEKQIALLQANFEEFGFTTPPLVDENYVILAGHGRYEAAKRSDFDHLPVIKLTGLTAAKKRAVALADNKLAAMGRYDLDILSEELSFLFDASTELDFDPGIIGFETVEIDQIIDNDTKKDRTDPADDFATLPPETPAVTSAGDIWECDKHRLLCGDATNPDDYAALMGRDQVEMVFTDPPYNVPNAGHVSKREGVREFAMAAGEMSSREFSVFLSIVFGNIFAYMQAGAVGFFCMDWRHLSELWAAAHPVFGAMRNLIVWVKPNAGMGSFYRSQHELICVYATPGKPINNFGLGGKGRHRTNVWQYPGFNSFGRGRDETLAMHPTVKPVAMVVDALKDCSDRGGVVLDPFAGSGTTVIAAERTKRRARLMEIDPLYCDTIVERWQTFTGKTARLAETNETFAEVKARRGAGR; the protein is encoded by the coding sequence ATGCCTATCAAAGTAAGCGGCGGTCTAAGTGGTTTATTCGACAAGCCAGCGAAGACTATTACCCATGTTCCTGACGACGATCCGGTCGTCGTCGAGCGGCCGCGCGCGGAGCAACCTGATCCGTTAGGGCCGCAGATACGACTTGACGCCCGCATACGGGCCGAGTGCGTCGAAGTTGTCCCGATCGAAAAACTTCAGCCAAACCCCAGAAACGCAAAGAAGCACCCGGAAAAGCAGATCGCGTTGCTCCAAGCGAACTTCGAGGAATTCGGGTTCACTACGCCTCCCTTGGTTGACGAGAACTACGTGATCCTCGCGGGGCATGGGCGCTACGAGGCAGCCAAACGTTCCGATTTCGACCATTTGCCTGTCATCAAGCTCACAGGTCTTACGGCTGCCAAGAAACGAGCTGTCGCGCTTGCTGACAACAAGCTCGCCGCGATGGGCCGGTACGATTTAGACATTCTGTCCGAGGAGCTCTCGTTCTTATTCGATGCCAGTACCGAACTCGATTTCGACCCAGGCATCATCGGCTTCGAGACCGTCGAAATCGATCAGATCATCGACAATGACACAAAGAAGGACCGCACCGATCCCGCCGACGATTTCGCTACGCTGCCTCCAGAGACGCCAGCCGTAACATCTGCGGGCGACATCTGGGAGTGCGATAAACACCGCCTGCTGTGCGGGGACGCTACAAATCCCGATGACTATGCCGCGTTAATGGGGCGTGACCAAGTGGAAATGGTCTTCACGGACCCCCCTTATAACGTGCCCAACGCCGGTCACGTGAGCAAGCGCGAAGGCGTGCGCGAATTCGCCATGGCGGCGGGTGAGATGTCGTCCAGAGAGTTTTCGGTGTTTCTGTCGATCGTGTTTGGCAACATCTTCGCCTACATGCAGGCAGGTGCGGTCGGCTTCTTTTGCATGGACTGGCGGCATCTGTCCGAGCTCTGGGCAGCCGCGCACCCAGTGTTCGGGGCGATGAGGAACCTCATCGTCTGGGTTAAACCCAACGCAGGCATGGGGAGCTTCTACCGATCGCAGCACGAGCTGATCTGCGTCTATGCCACTCCTGGCAAGCCGATCAACAACTTCGGTCTTGGTGGCAAGGGCCGACATCGGACCAACGTCTGGCAATATCCGGGCTTCAATAGTTTCGGGCGCGGGCGTGACGAGACGTTGGCCATGCATCCAACCGTCAAGCCGGTCGCCATGGTGGTGGACGCCCTAAAGGACTGCTCGGACCGCGGTGGCGTCGTGCTCGACCCGTTCGCAGGCTCGGGCACTACCGTGATCGCGGCTGAGCGCACCAAACGCCGCGCGCGTCTCATGGAGATTGATCCGCTCTATTGCGACACCATCGTGGAGCGTTGGCAGACATTCACCGGCAAGACCGCGCGTCTTGCTGAAACGAACGAGACTTTTGCTGAAGTGAAGGCCCGCAGGGGTGCGGGTCGTTAA